ATATTTTTCCCTTATTAGCATGGGGTTTGGATAACAAGTTGTTTTAAAAACAGGAAGTAAACTCCATGGCTACCCAGTGCTTAGTGATAAAGTTATGGAAATTTTTATTAAGCCCGAGACTTTATAAGAAAACTGGAGTAAGACCCTAAAGAAAAAGAAGATGTCTAATAAATTGTCATGTTGAGCGGAGTCGAAACCTGCAGGTAGGCAGGTCTTGCTTCTAGGGAACATTTTGCCGAAATTCCTTAATAATCCCGTAGAGCCTGTCCCGACTCTGGCGGGAGATTAACGTTTGTAGAAAAAATAAGCAATAATATATACTGCTCCGTAGGAGCAGAACATCGAATGCGGCGGCCCCTCGGGTGAACGGGGCGGTACAAGTCTTAAAGAGATGCTATCTCGGCAGTCGTGTGCCGGTCTTACCGTGATAGTCGAGGGACTTCTTACCACCTTTAAACACGATATGGATATCAATGTGGTGTTGCTTATAGCCTGGCTGTATGCGGGCTCCCCGACGGGTGTCCTTGCGAAAGCCGATGTAGCTGATATCGCTGAGGTCATGGTCGGTTGACGCGTCATCCAATGCTTTTTTAAGCACGTCATATCGGATGGCATCCACCGTGAACAACCGAGCGGTGTCGATCTCCATGAGCGACATGAAGCCGGCATCAACGGAGTTCCCGCGGATGGTTACGCTGCTGACGGAACCAGGCATAGCCGCGTGCTCCACCCTTACCATTGTATAGTCTTTGTAAAAAAGCACGGATTCGATGCGTCGTTCGCCGATATACGCGATAGCGCGCTCATAGGCTTTTTCGGACATTTCCGGGTTAAAATTGCCTTTGTATTGGAAAACCAACTTTTGCGGAAAATACGTGATGTACATTCGTAGCCAGTCCATATTCCCGGTGGCCATAAAGGGTGCAAGGAAGCCGAAGCCAAAGGTCGCGAAAATCAACACCATGCTTACCGATCGCTTGAATACATTCGGATTACGACCAATCAAGAGCAGGAGCCCTGTCTTCCGCCGTTCGGGATAAATCTTTTCCGCCTTAAATGTTTCTATGTCTGCCCCGATTGCTTCCACAGGCTGTTTGGGCGTCACGATACCGTATCCTGGGTCGTGTTTGTCTTCGTAGAATGCGATAATAGTTCCCACTTCCAGCGGCTCAAGTTCTTCCACTGTCAGGAATTGACGTATCGTGGTTGCGTACGGCTCGCCGGATTCGGGGAACACGGTGATGTCGATAATCATGAGGTCGCGTGTCTCCACCATCCGTATGCCCGCATAAAGAATGTTGTCGATGCGTGCAGGCGTAGCCTTCCCGTTATTTGCTTGGTGCGTTGAGGTAAGTTGTTCAAGCCTCCGATCGGTATAGCGAAGATACACCGAGATGAGCAGCCATCCCAGGCCGATCGACCCGATAATATGGATGGGGCCGAACCAGATCGGTAAATAACCCATCAACAATGCGGCCAACGTCCCCACCACGATGCCCATTATAAGCCAAAGAAGTATCTTATAGCAAAAAATGCTGAGCCGCTCCCGGATCAAGTTAGGCGTTTGTGGCATCAGCAGTAGCATTTATGCATGTATCGATGAGCCCTTGCACCTCCGCCGGCTGAGTATTGCCCCATGTTTTGAAAAAATCGCCTTCGCCACCAAAGTTATCCATAACAAAACCCAGCACCGGCACCCGTGGTTCTGAAATCCCTAAAAAACGGTAGTCCATAAAACGAAAATACAAAAAAAAACGAAGCTTCCAGACTAGCTTCCTTCACTGGCCCGTTCCGTCAGTACCTCCTTTGGCTCAAAGGCACTTTGTTCTGTAAGAATTTTGTTAAGATCCCTTGAAAGCAGAACTGGAGCACATCCGCATCCAAATGGAGTGCTGGCCGTCCTGCGGTATGAACCTTTGAAATGCCTTGGTCGGCTTCCGTCACTATACACTCGGTAAATGATAGCACGTTTAAATTGGTGTTAAAAGAAGGTCACCCATGGGTAACCTTTCTTAATAGTAACCCGTAGGGGATTCAAAATATTGTTTTATCGTGACAAAAAACAGTGATTTTAAAAATTCGGAGGGTGTCGAATTTGGGTGAATTTCGACGAATCCTATAAAACGAAAAACCGACTTTAAATGTGTTTAAAGCCAGTTTTTGAAACTTGTTTGACGCTCTTTGGAGCCTCTTGGTAGACCCTAGGGGAAGAATATCGAACCGTTTTCTGGATGATTTACGACGAATTGCTAGCTAATTTCTTAATCTTCCCAAATAATACTAAGAATGGTTTTGTAACGTCTTGTTGGGATACAGTATTCGTAAAACGGGGTATCTTCCTCATACTGGTTCAAATTGAACCACGTCGATTTATTTATCGTTTGCGCTTTTTCTTCCAATTTATAGATGAAATCATAATTATTTTGTAGGTATTCCACAGCGACGGAATCCGAGGGGGGCGACAGTCTATTATAATCACCCATCCAGACATTTAAACTGTCCGACTTCTTCCAATATCTGACTTTTCCATTCTCAATAAAAACCAAACATAAAGGATGAAGTTGCTCAAATTGTATATAACGGAATATAGTAGCTGTAAGACTGGTCTTAAATCTTTCGGATAGTTGCTTGATAAGTAAAGGTGAAAATTTCTTTCCTTTAGCTTCTTTATAAAATAAACTTTCGGGCATCAGAAGCTCCGATGCAAACTCATTCGCTTCCAATTCTTGCTTACCATTCTTTAAAGCATTTTCCATCCCTTCTATTATATTAAAATTTGCAAAGGTATCATCGGGAAGTTGCATATTTTTATGCATTATCAGATGTCCTATTTCATGAGCGGCAACGAAACGCTTTCTTTCGGGAAACTGTATTTTTGAATTTACTTTTATAACTGCTTTACTGTTTCCAAAGATTATTTTACCATCACAATTGCTGAGTTCTTCTTCTATTAACATTGCATCTAAACCTGCAATGAATAAATCCATATCTAAATCAGTAATCTCGTCTAGGCCACAGTTTTCCAACAACCGTTTTGCTTGTATATGTGCATTAGTGGCTTTTCTCATTATTTTCCAATTCTTCTAATAATTGAACAAGATTTTGATCTTTGATAATCTCAATGAGATCTTCTTTCGAAAGCTTATCAAGGTTGCGATACAGAGCAAAGGATGGATTGCCTTGGATAAATTGTTTTAACATAGCTACAGGCTTCTCAATGTTTGATTCTATTGCTTTCTGAAATTTTACAACAAGTGCCTGTAGATCGTCATTACGTTTCTTTTGTGCTTTTGCCTTGGCTAAAAAAATAATTTGCTTTTTCTTCTTGTTATATTCATTTATATCTTGAATATTCTCATTTAGCAAATCATCAATAAGCTCCTTATCTGCTTCTTTATAGAAGGAGACCAATGCCTCATCTATTTTATTTTTTATATCCTTGCTCATATGATATTTTTTGCTTCTGATTTAATTTTTGACAATGTTCTTTGAAGACGTTTCGTGACATTATAAATCACTTTAACTTCTACTCCTAAATCCGAGGAAATTTCAGCAGGTTTATACATTCCATCCATCCAGCATTCAAAAACAGTTAATTCTTCATCGTCAGCCCCCGCTTCCTTTAAGAGTTCTCCCAATCGAAGCCTTTTCTTTTCGAAATCGTATTCGGAGTTAGATGCCATCAGTTCGGGTAACTCATCATCATATTTAACGCGATTTGATTTAAAAAAATTACTTATCTCACTTTTTAAGCATCCGAATAAAAAATCATCAAACGAACAGGTGGCATTATCCCAATCTCTTGTTCCTTCTATAACTTTTAGAATTACGTCGCCTACAAAGTCAACAGGCTCTTTTCCATTGAAGCTTTTTATTCCTACAGAACCTAAGCGGTTTAATGCATAGGCATTCATCCGGTCTATGACCGCATCTAAATCGATCGATTGTATAGCTTCAACAAGATTCATTGGCTTAATCTATGGTTAGATGCTAAGTTCCGAAAAAAAATTGCCATTAGTGGCAAAAAAAAATGAAATGGTAGCATATGTAATTGAGAGCTTCTAAAATATATTATGAAGCTTGATTTTAAGTCAAATTTAGGATATTATGAGTAAAAAAAACCAACATGTCGTGCCCAAAGGAGATAATTGGGCTGTTAAAGGAGCCGGGAACACAAAAGCGACCAAAGTAGTTGAAACACAGTCAGAAGCTGTCAAGATAGCGCGCGGAATTGCTATTAACCAAAAATCAGAAATTGTTATCCATAGACCTAATGGCCAGATTAGGGATAAGAATTCTTACGGAAATGATCCGTTTCCTCCAAAAGACAAATAACATTCGAATGAAAGGGAAAGTAAGTTTTATTATTGGTATCCTTGGATTCGCTATCTGTTTCTTTTTAGAGAGTGGTGAATCCAAGGCCACAATTTTCAAGATTTCGTTAGGTTTCGTCTTAGGAAGTCTTATCGAATTCATTGTTTTCTTAGTTGAGAACCGACGACGTTGGGGAATGCTAAAGACTTTCATTATTAAACCCAATAAGCCAGTAAGGATAACAGTTGCTTACTTGTTCAGGATCGAGATTAATGGAAAGTATATACTCATTAAAAGGCACAAGAAAGATAGGATCGGCTATCAGCCCATAGGGGGAGCGTTCAAGTACTTCAAGGAGGAGAATCGGGAGTTGTTTGATAAGCTCGGAATTGAACCTTGCGACTTAGTTCCCCGAGACGAGGACACAGAACATGATTTAAGGATTAGAAT
This Olivibacter sp. SDN3 DNA region includes the following protein-coding sequences:
- a CDS encoding ImmA/IrrE family metallo-endopeptidase, encoding MRKATNAHIQAKRLLENCGLDEITDLDMDLFIAGLDAMLIEEELSNCDGKIIFGNSKAVIKVNSKIQFPERKRFVAAHEIGHLIMHKNMQLPDDTFANFNIIEGMENALKNGKQELEANEFASELLMPESLFYKEAKGKKFSPLLIKQLSERFKTSLTATIFRYIQFEQLHPLCLVFIENGKVRYWKKSDSLNVWMGDYNRLSPPSDSVAVEYLQNNYDFIYKLEEKAQTINKSTWFNLNQYEEDTPFYEYCIPTRRYKTILSIIWED
- a CDS encoding DUF2188 domain-containing protein, coding for MSKKNQHVVPKGDNWAVKGAGNTKATKVVETQSEAVKIARGIAINQKSEIVIHRPNGQIRDKNSYGNDPFPPKDK
- a CDS encoding sigma-70 family RNA polymerase sigma factor produces the protein MNLVEAIQSIDLDAVIDRMNAYALNRLGSVGIKSFNGKEPVDFVGDVILKVIEGTRDWDNATCSFDDFLFGCLKSEISNFFKSNRVKYDDELPELMASNSEYDFEKKRLRLGELLKEAGADDEELTVFECWMDGMYKPAEISSDLGVEVKVIYNVTKRLQRTLSKIKSEAKNII